One Chaetodon trifascialis isolate fChaTrf1 chromosome 21, fChaTrf1.hap1, whole genome shotgun sequence genomic window carries:
- the abcc3 gene encoding ATP-binding cassette sub-family C member 3 isoform X7 — translation MDAHFLRFYVATSRQLKRLESVSRSPIYSHFSETVTGTSVIRAYGRQSAFVLMSDMKVDDNQKSYYPGIVSNRWLGVRIEFIGNCIVLFAALFAVTGKENLNPGLVGLSVSYALQVTMSLNWMVRMSSDLENNIVAVERVKEYSETKTEAPWEVEDKKPPPEWPMEGNVEFHDYSVRYREGLDLVLKKLSLSVKGGEKIGIVGRTGAGKSSMTLCLFRLLEAAAGEITIDEVKISEIGLHDLRSKLTIIPQEPVLFSGTLRMNLDPFEKYSDEEVWKALQHSHLHKFVSNQPAKLELECSEGGENLSVGQRQLVCLARALLRKTRILILDEATAAIDLETDDLIQSTIRTQFEDCTVFTIAHRLNTIMDYTRVLVLDKGQISEFDTPTNLISQRGIFYGMAKDAGLVQ, via the exons ATGGATGCGCACTTTCTG AGATTTTATGTTGCGACATCTCGACAGCTAAAGCGTCTGGAGTCAGTCAGCCGCTCGCCCATATACTCCCATTTCTCGGAGACCGTCACTGGCACTAGTGTAATCCGAGCCTATGGCAGACAGTCTGCCTTTGTTCTGATGAGTGATATGAAAGTGGATGACAACCAAAAGAGTTACTACCCTGGTATAGTGTCCAACAG GTGGCTCGGAGTGCGCATTGAGTTCATTGGGAACTGCATTGTGTTGTTCGCCGCACTGTTTGCTGTGACTGGAAAGGAGAATCTGAACCCCGGCCTTGTGGGTCTGTCTGTGTCCTACGCTCTACAG GTGACCATGTCTCTGAACTGGATGGTGCGAATGTCTTCAGATCTGGAGAACAACATAGTAGCAgtggagagagtgaaggagTACTCTGAGACCaagacagag GCCCCATGGGAGGTGGAGGACAAGAAGCCCCCACCTGAATGGCCCATGGAGGGGAACGTGGAGTTCCACGACTACAGCGTTCGGTACAGAGAGGGCCTGGACCTCGTCCTAAAGAAACTCTCACTGAGTgtcaaaggaggagagaag attGGTATTGTGGGTCGTACAGGAGCCGGAAAGTCCTCCATGACGCTCTGCCTCTTCAGActgctggaagcagcagcaggagagatcACTATCGACGAGGTGAAGATTTCTGAGATAGGCCTGCACGACCTGAGGTCCAAACTCACCATCATTCCACAG GAGCCTGTGCTGTTCTCAGGCACACTGAGGATGAACCTGGACCCCTTTGAGAAGTACAGTGATGAAGAGGTGTGGAAAGCTCTGCAACATTCTCACCTCCACAAGTTTGTCAGCAACCAGCCCGcaaagctggagctggagtgttcagagggaggagagaaccTCAG CGTGGGCCAGAGGCAGCTGGTGTGTTTGGCTCGAGCTCTCCTGAGAAAGACCAGGATCCTCATCCTGGATGAAGCCACAGCTGCTATTGACCTGGAGACAGATGATCTCATCCAGTCTACCATTCGGACACAGTTTGAAGACTGCACCGTCTTTACCATCGCTCACAGACTCAACACAATCATGGATTACACAAG AGTGCTGGTGTTGGACAAGGGACAGATATCAGAGTTCGACACTCCTACAAACCTCATATCACAGAGAGGAATCTTCTATGGCATGGCTAAAGATGCAGGACTCGTACAGTAG
- the abcc3 gene encoding ATP-binding cassette sub-family C member 3 isoform X6 translates to MSLHHDSYPFQHTHLCRCHSAAGFHIRLCPGVLLLVNCLLCRAYSMLRAAKLMHRNMLQGVLRAPQAFFESTPTGRLLNRFSKDMDAIDSHIPDNIDIWMRTFWYTLNVLLICSALTPMFLIVIAPLMVFYWWVQRFYVATSRQLKRLESVSRSPIYSHFSETVTGTSVIRAYGRQSAFVLMSDMKVDDNQKSYYPGIVSNRWLGVRIEFIGNCIVLFAALFAVTGKENLNPGLVGLSVSYALQVTMSLNWMVRMSSDLENNIVAVERVKEYSETKTEAPWEVEDKKPPPEWPMEGNVEFHDYSVRYREGLDLVLKKLSLSVKGGEKIGIVGRTGAGKSSMTLCLFRLLEAAAGEITIDEVKISEIGLHDLRSKLTIIPQEPVLFSGTLRMNLDPFEKYSDEEVWKALQHSHLHKFVSNQPAKLELECSEGGENLSVGQRQLVCLARALLRKTRILILDEATAAIDLETDDLIQSTIRTQFEDCTVFTIAHRLNTIMDYTRVLVLDKGQISEFDTPTNLISQRGIFYGMAKDAGLVQ, encoded by the exons ATGTCTCTCCACCATGATAGTTATCCTTTCCAGCACACCCATCTTTGCCGTTGTCATAGTGCCGCTGGCTTTCATATACGTCTTTGTCCAG GTGTGCTGTTGTTGGTTAACTGCCTGTTGTGCCGGGCCTACAGTATGCTGCGAGCAGCCAAGCTCATGCACCGCAACATGCTTCAGGGGGTCCTGCGAGCTCCGCAGGCCTTCTTCGAGAGCACCCCCACTGGGCGGTTACTAAACCGCTTCAGCAAAGACATGGATGCTATAGACTCCCACATCCCAGACAATATTGACATATGGATGCGCACTTTCTGGTACACACTGAATGTGCTGCTCATATGCTCTGCCCTCACCCCAATGTTCCTCATAGTCATAGCCCCATTAATGGTGTTCTATTGGTGGGTTCAG AGATTTTATGTTGCGACATCTCGACAGCTAAAGCGTCTGGAGTCAGTCAGCCGCTCGCCCATATACTCCCATTTCTCGGAGACCGTCACTGGCACTAGTGTAATCCGAGCCTATGGCAGACAGTCTGCCTTTGTTCTGATGAGTGATATGAAAGTGGATGACAACCAAAAGAGTTACTACCCTGGTATAGTGTCCAACAG GTGGCTCGGAGTGCGCATTGAGTTCATTGGGAACTGCATTGTGTTGTTCGCCGCACTGTTTGCTGTGACTGGAAAGGAGAATCTGAACCCCGGCCTTGTGGGTCTGTCTGTGTCCTACGCTCTACAG GTGACCATGTCTCTGAACTGGATGGTGCGAATGTCTTCAGATCTGGAGAACAACATAGTAGCAgtggagagagtgaaggagTACTCTGAGACCaagacagag GCCCCATGGGAGGTGGAGGACAAGAAGCCCCCACCTGAATGGCCCATGGAGGGGAACGTGGAGTTCCACGACTACAGCGTTCGGTACAGAGAGGGCCTGGACCTCGTCCTAAAGAAACTCTCACTGAGTgtcaaaggaggagagaag attGGTATTGTGGGTCGTACAGGAGCCGGAAAGTCCTCCATGACGCTCTGCCTCTTCAGActgctggaagcagcagcaggagagatcACTATCGACGAGGTGAAGATTTCTGAGATAGGCCTGCACGACCTGAGGTCCAAACTCACCATCATTCCACAG GAGCCTGTGCTGTTCTCAGGCACACTGAGGATGAACCTGGACCCCTTTGAGAAGTACAGTGATGAAGAGGTGTGGAAAGCTCTGCAACATTCTCACCTCCACAAGTTTGTCAGCAACCAGCCCGcaaagctggagctggagtgttcagagggaggagagaaccTCAG CGTGGGCCAGAGGCAGCTGGTGTGTTTGGCTCGAGCTCTCCTGAGAAAGACCAGGATCCTCATCCTGGATGAAGCCACAGCTGCTATTGACCTGGAGACAGATGATCTCATCCAGTCTACCATTCGGACACAGTTTGAAGACTGCACCGTCTTTACCATCGCTCACAGACTCAACACAATCATGGATTACACAAG AGTGCTGGTGTTGGACAAGGGACAGATATCAGAGTTCGACACTCCTACAAACCTCATATCACAGAGAGGAATCTTCTATGGCATGGCTAAAGATGCAGGACTCGTACAGTAG
- the LOC139349868 gene encoding WAP, Kazal, immunoglobulin, Kunitz and NTR domain-containing protein 2-like has product MWWMLFPRWIWFLACVSVWMEHQVGVLPHITYSHAGICPNDMNPNLWVDAMSTCTRECESDQECESFEKCCQNVCGNRSCVAARYVDGKKGPMGMPKEATCASFMCTQQGSECDIWDGQPVCKCRDRCEREPHFTCASDGMTYYNKCYMDAEACSKGITLSVVTCRFHLTWPNTSPSQPQATTLRPTTAPLQATIPPPTEPQPPVVVSSPAHQTVNVGDTASFLCEVVGRPRPEITWEKQLPEGVEKVVMRPNHVRGNMVVTNIGQLVIYNAQPHDSGIYTCMAQNPSGSVQANHPLTVLPTEPHKTPEPRNVTRCLPEECLKPPDNSEDCGSELEKVSWYYEPKTNNCFSFTHCHSNSNSQQPRKVFETYEECMQCCGPELSGPCGLPSLQGPCKAYEPRWAYSSTLQQCQSFIYGGCEGNDNNFESKEACEEMCPYPKNHHCKACKPRGKMVTSFCRSDFVILGRMTELTQEKDSGHALVTVEEILKDEKMGLRFFGKEPLEVTFLNMDWNCPCPNITGAAAEGQVIIMGNANDGMAVLQPESYVGASSPRRVRKLREVISKNTCDILKAITNSPQ; this is encoded by the exons ATGTGGTGGATGCTGTTTCCACGGTGGATCTGGTTCCtggcgtgtgtgtctgtgtggatggAGCACCAGGTCGGAGTTTTGCCTCACATCACCTATTCACATGCAGGGATCTGCCCTAATGACATGAATCCCAACCTGTGGGTGGACGCCATGAGCACCTGCACACGAGAGTGTGAATCTGATCAG GAGTGTGAATCCTTTGAGAAGTGCTGCCAAAATGTGTGTGGGAATCGGAGCTGTGTTGCAGCTCGTTACGTGGACGGGAAGAAAGGCCCTATGGGAATGCCCAAGGAAGCCACCTGTGCCAGTTTCATGTGCACTCAGCAGGGGTCTGAGTGTGACATCTGGGATGGCCAGCCGGTGTGTAAGTGCCGCGACCGCTGTGAGAGGGAACCGCACTTCACCTGCGCCTCTGATGGCATGACCTACTACAACAAGTGCTACATGGATGCAGAGGCATGCTCCAAGGGCATCACCCTGTCTGTGGTCACCTGCCGCTTCCACCTCACCTGGCCCAACACCAGCCCCTCACAGCCCCAGGCAACCACTCTTCGGCCAACCACTGCTCCTCTTCAGGCGACTATCCCACCTCCCACTGAGCCTCAGCCACCTGTCGTGGTCAGCAGCCCTGCTCACCAGACCGTAAATGTGGGCGACACAGCCAGCTTCCTGTGTGAGGTGGTGGGTCGTCCCCGGCCTGAGATCACGTGGGAGAAGCAGCTTCCAGAGGGGGTGGAGAAGGTAGTCATGAGGCCTAATCATGTCCGAGGGAATATGGTGGTCACTAACATCGGTCAGCTGGTCATCTACAATGCCCAGCCACATGATTCTGGCATCTATACCTGCATGGCTCAGAACCCATCTGGCTCAGTGCAGGCCAACCACCCGCTCACTGTGCTGCCCACAGAGCCACACAAGACCCCCGAGCCCAGGAATGTGACCCGCTGCCTGCCTGAAGAGTGCCTGAAACCCCCTGATAACTCAGAGGATTGTGGGAGTGAGCTAGAGAAAGTCAGTTGGTACTATGAGCCCAAGACTAAcaactgcttttctttcacccactgccacagcaacagcaacagccagCAGCCCAGGAAGGTGTTTGAGACATACGAGGAGTGTATGCAGTGCTGCGGTCCAGAGCTGTCAGGCCCCTGTGGGCTCCCCAGCTTGCAGGGCCCCTGTAAGGCCTACGAGCCACGCTGGGCTTACAGCAGCACCCTACAGCAGTGTCAGTCCTTCATCTACGGAGGATGTGAGGGCAACGACAACAACTTTGAATCTAAAGAAGCATGCGAGGAGATGTGCCCCTACCCAAAAAACCACCACTGCAAGGCCTGCAAGCCGAGGGGCAAGATGGTGACGAGTTTCTGCCGGAGCGACTTCGTCATCCTGGGTCGCATGACAGAGCTTACACAGGAGAAGGACTCGGGCCACGCCCTTGTGACTGTCGAAGAAATCCTCAAGGACGAGAAGATGGGTTTACGCTTCTTTGGCAAGGAGCCTCTCGAGGTCACCTTCCTCAACATGGACTGGAACTGCCCATGCCCAAACATCACGGGCGCCGCCGCTGAGGGGCAGGTTATCATTATGGGCAACGCTAATGATGGCATGGCCGTCCTTCAGCCGGAGAGCTATGTGGGAGCTTCCAGCCCTCGCCGGGTACGGAAGCTGAGAGAGGTCATCTCCAAGAACACATGTGATATTCTCAAAGCCATCACCAACAGTCCTCAGtag